One Fusarium falciforme chromosome 1, complete sequence genomic window carries:
- a CDS encoding Six-hairpin glycosidase has protein sequence MSSINFDSTWIWHPDWVEDPTSSSAGGFVNFRREFVLDHIPQNPVRVQISADTRYKLYINSRFIHAGPVKGDQQAWFFDELDIQPHLQPGTNHVAIRVLRFYYASRFASSFPRTPFPGLLIRQVPRDDVDVRNIDIHTNESWETTIDVSARLPNDMKDDDFLHVFEDIDSRRRQYPIWVPATIQKFLTSFGLATPWRLSPRLIPYPQLEPTAFKAVHNIRSSETRSSWESMLLQPEGGKPDMSVLLPAGTVHHVELEVEHHMTAYIAFRFLRPVAGGSSLVVTYSECYEDEPVQLPYVRVKGDRRDTSMRLFGPRDRYVFAGPLEPGAATQHYEAEENEEYFAPFHFRTFRFMALDIQVASGADLVLQRIDITKTNYPLQVVADVNPPPDAQWARDLWTVSLRTLINCMHDCYEDCPFYEQLQYAMDTRSSALFTYCISGDDRLARQAIMQLHNSFQPAIGLTASRAPAHHLQIIPHFSLFWVCMVVDHYDYFGDAKFVNKFLSMSYAVLETFNSRIDAKLGLVRSVEALDQWDFVDWVDAWKPFGIPPAARRTSFQTFTNSLYAYTLKRLAAMLSDMGRENLAGAYNAQADIIVRAIQDHCFDGHYFTDGLARQAESTDYSQHNQVWAVLCGAVSDERGANLLTRSLATADTQTNLRSDSDPPGTQLSLRNRILTPTSTAMSFYTFRALSQVGRGVYEAHFSRLWDPWRAQLAQNVTTWVEDNVSQRSDCHAWGSLPLYEFIAEVAGVKPTAPGWAAISFKPRLNLFRTLDVKVPLGGTPGSRVARVQWTTYDGDAKVKVTLSVEFLPGAGLDGDIKLPIYVSLPDGRSETIHGPGIAEFDIDVAAAAR, from the coding sequence ATGTCTTCCATAAACTTTGATTCAACCTGGATATGGCATCCGGACTGGGTTGAAGATCCAACCTCGTCGTCTGCGGGTGGCTTCGTCAACTTCAGAAGGGAGTTCGTTCTCGATCATATCCCCCAAAATCCTGTCAGAGTACAGATCTCGGCCGACACTAGGTATAAGCTCTACATCAACTCTCGCTTCATCCACGCCGGCCCCGTCAAGGGTGACCAGCAGGCCTGGTTTTTCGACGAGTTAGACATCCAGCCACACCTGCAGCCTGGCACGAACCATGTCGCCATACGCGTGCTGCGATTCTACTACGCCAGCCGGTTCGCGTCAAGCTTCCCAAGAACCCCCTTTCCTGGCCTTCTCATCAGGCAGGTTCCACGCGACGACGTTGATGTACGCAACATTGACATCCACACCAACGAGTCTTGGGAGACAACTATCGACGTATCAGCTCGGTTGCCCAATGATATGAAAGATGATGATTTCCTTCACGTGTTCGAGGATATAGACAGTCGACGCCGCCAGTATCCGATATGGGTGCCCGCCACCATCCAGAAGTTCCTAACTTCGTTTGGGCTTGCTACGCCATGGAGGCTGTCGCCGCGGTTGATTCCATATCCGCAACTAGAACCAACTGCTTTCAAAGCTGTACACAACATACGAAGTTCCGAGACTCGCTCATCATGGGAAAGTATGCTTCTGCAGCCGGAGGGAGGGAAACCCGATATGAGTGTCTTGCTTCCCGCTGGCACTGTACATCACGTCGAGCTCGAAGTCGAACATCACATGACTGCTTATATAGCCTTCCGGTTTTTGAGACCTGTGGCTGGCGGAAGTAGCTTGGTCGTCACGTACTCTGAATGCTACGAGGACGAGCCGGTTCAATTACCATATGTTCGCGTTAAAGGTGATCGTCGTGACACCTCCATGCGCCTGTTCGGGCCCAGGGACCGCTACGTCTTTGCCGGCCCTCTTGAACCTGGGGCAGCTACGCAGCACTACGAAGCGGAAGAGAATGAGGAGTATTTTGCTCCCTTTCACTTCCGTACATTTCGATTCATGGCCTTGGACATCCAAGTTGCAAGCGGTGCGGACCTTGTCCTACAGCGAAtcgacatcaccaagacAAACTACCCTCTACAAGTAGTTGCTGACGTTAATCCGCCACCCGACGCTCAGTGGGCTAGGGATTTATGGACCGTCAGCCTCCGGACCCTTATCAACTGCATGCACGATTGCTACGAAGACTGCCCTTTCTACGAACAACTACAGTACGCAATGGACACGCGAAGCTCTGCACTTTTCACTTATTGTATTTCTGGGGATGACCGCCTCGCCCGACAGGCTATCATGCAGTTACATAATTCCTTCCAGCCGGCAATTGGTCTGACGGCCAGTCGTGCACCGGCGCATCATCTCCAGATTATCCCTCATTTTTCACTGTTTTGGGTCTGCATGGTCGTGGACCACTACGACTATTTCGGGGATGCAAAATTTGTCAATAAGTTCCTGTCAATGAGTTATGCGGTCTTGGAGACATTCAACAGCCGTATCGACGCCAAACTCGGCCTAGTACGTAGCGTTGAGGCCTTGGATCAGTGGGATTTCGTCGACTGGGTTGACGCATGGAAACCCTTCGGGATCCCACCAGCTGCGCGAAGAACTAGCTTTCAGACGTTCACTAATTCTCTGTATGCCTATACTCTCAAGCGTCTGGCTGCGATGTTGAGTGACATGGGCCGAGAAAATCTGGCGGGTGCATACAACGCGCAAGCAGATATCATCGTACGAGCTATTCAAGATCACTGCTTTGATGGTCATTATTTTACGGACGGCCTTGCAAGGCAAGCTGAGTCGACAGACTATAGCCAGCACAACCAAGTGTGGGCAGTTCTATGTGGAGCAGTCTCTGATGAGAGAGGTGCGAATCTTCTGACTCGGTCACTAGCCACCGCAGACACGCAAACAAACCTACGCTCAGATTCTGACCCACCAGGAACGCAATTGAGCTTACGGAACCGGATCCTCACTCCCACGTCCACTGCAATGTCATTCTACACCTTTCGGGCTTTATCACAGGTTGGAAGAGGCGTTTACGAGGCGCATTTCAGTCGTCTTTGGGACCCGTGGCGAGCTCAACTAGCGCAGAATGTCACCACCTGGGTCGAAGACAACGTATCACAACGTTCCGATTGCCACGCCTGGGGCAGTCTGCCGCTGTACGAGTTTATTGCCGAAGTTGCTGGAGTTAAGCCCACCGCGCCTGGCTGGGCAGCCATCTCATTCAAGCCTCGGCTCAACCTATTCCGAACACTAGACGTCAAGGTGCCATTAGGAGGAACGCCGGGGTCCAGAGTCGCCCGGGTGCAATGGACCACATACGATGGAGATGCCAAAGTGAAGGTGACCCTATCCGTAGAGTTCTTGCCCGGAGCGGGTCTGGATGGCGATATCAAGTTGCCTATCTACGTCAGCCTGCCCGATGGGCGCAGTGAGACGATTCACGGTCCTGGGATCGCAGAGTTTGACATTGACGTGGCAGCAGCCGCCCGATGA
- a CDS encoding General substrate transporter: MKSIKPVPVNGGTDAREAAALAIPQSSIDTKHWWRYKNLRNLNLLIIFPLVSIFTLGFDGSLMNGLQAVQQWRAYFGEPTGATLGLFNGAYPIGGLIVIPLISSVSDRFGRRAGIATGAFICCIGAALQGAAKNVAMFVVGRGIIGAGSVLINASGAPLITEIAHPNHRTTATALFQTSYALGSIVAAWTTFGTFRIHSSASWRVPCALQGLPSVIQLIGLWFVPESPRWLVSRGRDEDALKMLAKYHAEGDESDALVQFEFNEIREALALDEANDWGNIFLNYWEFMRTPGNRLRFFILTWCACISQMSGNAFISYYLSPILTAAGLTSSLQQTLINATSQMLSWFSALYFATLPGKVGRRKLFLWALASVFVCLIAITTGSAIFAENPSNKSAGYAVVAFIYLFSPAYNLGLNGNLGLYITEILPYNLRLRGMAVFQFWTLGFIALSTFAIPVGLEDMAWKFYTIFIGWVMVEFAMVWWLYPETKGPSLEEICHIFDGVPEQDAIDMEKAGEKRRNQLETVEHIN, encoded by the exons ATGAAGTCCATCAAGCCCGTTCCGGTCAACGGTGGGACAGACGCGCGTGAGGCCGCGGCCCTCGCCATACCACAGAGCTCCATCGATACCAAGCATTGGTGGCGGTATAAGAACTTGCGCAACCTAAATCTTCTCATTATCTTCCCGTTGGTGTCAATTTTTACGCTTGG CTTTGATGGGTCCCTAATGAATGGTCTCCAAGCTGTGCAACAATGGCGAGCATATTTCGGCGAACCCACGGGAGCGACTCTAGGGCTCTTTAACGGAGCCTACCCTATCGGCGGGCTGATTGTCATCCCGTTGATTTCCTCCGTCAGCGATCGCTTCGGCCGCCGCGCTGGTATTGCGACTGGGGCCTTCATATGTTGTATAGGAGCAGCTCTGCAGGGCGCCGCTAAGAACGTCGCCATGTTTGTGGTCGGTCGCGGTATTATCGGTGCGGGAAGTGTCTTGATCAACGCGTCAGGAGCGCCTCTTATCACCGAAATAGCCCATCCAAACCATAGAACGACTGCGACGGCTCTCTTCCAGACTTCCTATGCGCTTGGCTCGATCGTTGCCGCCTGGACGACATTTGGCACGTTCAGAATCCACAGCAGTGCCTCGTGGCGTGTCCCTTGTGCCCTGCAGGGCTTGCCGTCGGTTATTCAACTTATCGGTCTCTGGTTTGTCCCAGAGAGCCCACGATGGCTAGTCTCAAGAGGACGTGATGAAGATGCTCTGAAAATGTTGGCGAAATATCACGCCGAAGGGGACGAGAGCGACGCTCTAGTCCAGTTCGAATTCAACGAGATTAGGGAGGCGCTGGCTCTGGATGAAGCCAATGATTGGGGCAACATCTTCCTCAACTACTGGGAATTCATGCGCACACCCGGCAATCGCCTACGTTTTTTTATCTTGACCTGGTGTGCGTGCATCAGCCAGATGTCCGGTAACGCCTTTATCTCTTACTATCTATCACCCATCTTGACGGCGGCTGGCCTGACCAGTAGCCTCCAACAAACGCTTATCAATGCAACCTCTCAGATGCTTTCATGGTTTTCTGCCCTATATTTTGCTACCCTTCCTGGCAAGGTGGGCAGACGCAAACTCTTTCTGTGGGCGCTTGCTTCTGTCTTTGTCTGCTTGATTGCCATCACGACCGGAAGCGCTATCTTCGCCGAGAACCCCTCAAATAAGTCTGCGGGCTACGCCGTCGTCGCCTTTATCTACTTGTTTTCTCCGGCCTATAACCTCGGTCTGAACGGAAACTTGGGCCTCTACATCACGGAGATTTTGCCTTATAATCTCCGTTTGAGAGGAATGGCTGTTTTCCAGTTCTGGACGTTGGGCTTTATCGCTCTCTCGACATTTGCTATTCCCGTAGGCCTTGAAGATATGGCTTGGAAATTCTATACCATCTTCATTGGATGGGTCATGGTTGAATTTGCTATGGTATGGTGGCTGTATCCGGAGACCAAGGGTCCTTCCCTTGAAGAGATTTGCCATATCTTTGATGGAGTTCCGGAACAGGATGCTATTGATATGGAAAAAGCTGGTgaaaagaggaggaaccaACTGGAGACTGTTGAGCATATTAACTGA